In Bacillus kexueae, the following proteins share a genomic window:
- a CDS encoding CvpA family protein, with protein sequence MLDFILLIILLGGVLIGLKRGFILQFIYLTGFIVAYIVAVMYYDDFAPTLRLWVPYPQVGESNPVFALLSGEHLEDSYYHAVSFVLLFVGTKIAMQIIGSMLDFVAMLPFLKQVNRLLGSILGFVETYLIVFILLFIAALLPISGVQQLLDGSILANLMVNHTPYFSDKIHELWITYIGNGEAV encoded by the coding sequence ATGCTGGATTTCATTTTACTAATCATTTTACTAGGTGGAGTATTAATCGGACTGAAGCGTGGATTTATTTTGCAGTTTATCTATTTGACAGGCTTTATCGTTGCGTACATTGTAGCTGTTATGTATTACGATGATTTTGCTCCAACTTTGCGTTTATGGGTTCCATATCCTCAAGTAGGAGAATCAAATCCTGTCTTTGCTTTATTAAGTGGCGAGCATTTGGAAGATTCTTATTATCATGCGGTTTCTTTCGTTCTATTGTTTGTTGGGACGAAGATTGCTATGCAAATCATCGGGTCCATGCTCGATTTTGTAGCCATGCTCCCGTTTTTAAAGCAAGTCAATCGTTTACTAGGTAGTATTTTAGGGTTTGTTGAAACGTATTTAATTGTATTTATTCTTTTATTTATTGCCGCATTATTACCGATTAGTGGTGTGCAGCAGCTGTTAGATGGTTCTATTCTAGCCAATTTGATGGTCAATCACACACCGTACTTCTCAGATAAAATTCACGAATTGTGGATTACGTATATTGGAAATGGTGAAGCCGTATAA
- the polX gene encoding DNA polymerase/3'-5' exonuclease PolX has product MEMNKKKVIQLLETIAIYMELKGENPFKISAFRKAANALEQDDRSLAHIDDFTSIAGIGKGTAAVIQEFIEKGSSEVLESLKNEVPEGLIPLLKLPGLGGKKISKLYQQLGVKDIDSLKEACEEEKVQTLPGFGKKTEEKILAAIDEFGKRPDRLSLAYMLPIAEKIEEQLKGMEGIKQFSRAGSLRRMKETVKDLDFIISTEDPSLVREQLVNLPNIDEIIANGDTKVSIQFRFDVLVSVDFRLIEPAAFATTLHHFTGSKDHNVRMRQLAKDRGEKISEYGVENIETGEMKTFSSEEEFFAHFNLPFIEPELREDGKEVDETPQEVVSLTDIKGDLHMHTTWSDGAYSIEEMVQACIQKGYRYMAITDHSQFLKVANGLTPERLKAQGEEIDEIQKKYPEITILKGIEMDILPDGSLDYDDEVLENLDFVIASIHSSFQQPREVIMERLKNALLNHHVDMIAHPTGRLIGRRDGYDVDIDLLIELAKETDTILELNANPNRLDLSAEHLRKAQDKGVKVAINTDAHHLEMLEHMSIGVSTAKKGWIQKETIVNTWDEQSFLNYLRARKQRQS; this is encoded by the coding sequence ATGGAAATGAACAAAAAGAAAGTCATTCAGCTACTAGAAACGATTGCGATTTATATGGAATTAAAGGGAGAGAATCCATTTAAAATATCAGCCTTTCGAAAAGCAGCCAATGCTTTAGAACAAGATGATCGAAGTTTAGCTCATATTGATGACTTTACGTCCATTGCTGGTATTGGAAAAGGGACTGCCGCTGTGATTCAAGAATTTATTGAAAAGGGCTCATCAGAAGTTTTAGAGTCGTTAAAAAATGAAGTTCCAGAAGGGTTAATTCCACTTTTAAAGTTACCTGGATTAGGGGGAAAGAAAATATCAAAGCTCTACCAGCAACTTGGAGTAAAAGACATCGATTCGTTAAAGGAAGCATGCGAAGAGGAAAAGGTACAAACATTGCCAGGGTTCGGAAAGAAGACGGAAGAGAAGATCTTAGCTGCCATTGATGAATTCGGAAAAAGACCAGATCGTCTAAGCTTAGCCTATATGTTACCAATCGCCGAAAAAATTGAAGAGCAATTGAAGGGAATGGAAGGTATAAAGCAATTCAGTCGTGCTGGAAGTTTACGACGAATGAAAGAAACGGTTAAAGACCTAGACTTTATCATCTCAACGGAGGACCCTTCACTCGTACGGGAGCAATTGGTGAATCTGCCTAACATCGATGAAATCATTGCGAACGGAGATACGAAAGTTTCCATCCAATTTCGATTCGACGTTTTAGTAAGTGTTGACTTCCGTCTTATTGAACCAGCTGCTTTTGCAACAACGCTCCATCATTTTACTGGTTCAAAAGACCATAATGTAAGAATGCGTCAGCTTGCTAAAGATAGGGGCGAAAAAATTAGTGAGTATGGAGTCGAAAATATTGAAACAGGGGAAATGAAAACTTTTTCATCGGAAGAAGAGTTTTTTGCGCATTTTAATTTACCGTTTATTGAACCAGAACTGCGAGAAGATGGAAAAGAAGTAGACGAGACACCACAAGAGGTCGTTTCGTTAACCGATATTAAAGGTGACCTCCATATGCATACAACGTGGAGTGATGGTGCGTACTCAATTGAGGAAATGGTTCAAGCGTGTATTCAAAAAGGGTATCGTTATATGGCCATTACGGATCACTCTCAATTTTTAAAAGTAGCCAATGGTTTAACACCTGAACGCTTAAAAGCACAGGGGGAAGAAATTGATGAGATCCAGAAGAAGTACCCTGAAATCACAATTTTAAAGGGCATTGAGATGGACATCTTGCCCGATGGTTCCCTTGATTATGACGATGAAGTGTTAGAAAATCTTGATTTCGTCATAGCTTCGATCCATTCAAGTTTTCAACAACCTAGAGAGGTCATTATGGAACGCTTGAAAAATGCTCTTTTGAATCATCATGTAGATATGATTGCTCACCCGACAGGAAGGTTAATTGGGAGACGAGACGGTTATGATGTGGATATAGATTTATTAATTGAATTAGCAAAAGAGACGGATACCATTTTAGAGCTAAATGCGAATCCGAATCGACTTGACCTTTCCGCTGAACATCTACGAAAAGCACAGGATAAAGGGGTTAAAGTAGCCATTAATACGGATGCTCATCATTTAGAAATGCTTGAACATATGTCGATTGGTGTTTCGACTGCTAAAAAGGGATGGATTCAAAAAGAGACAATTGTTAATACATGGGATGAACAATCATTTTTGAACTATTTACGTGCGCGTAAACAACGTCAATCCTAA
- a CDS encoding endonuclease MutS2, which yields MQQRVLDVLEFGKIKEQLKLHASSSLAKEKVDELFPSKTLEEVNQWQAETDEARTVLRLKGHAPLGGLKDVRAHVKRAKIGGVLSPNELIETASTLYASRQMKHFIEEMVEEEEVHLPYLAEYVGQITILTDEEKTIKRCIDDNGEVLDSASEALRSIRASKRSTEAKVREKLESIIRSSSAQKMLSDAVVTIRNDRYVIPVKQEYRGAYGGIVHDQSSSGATLFIEPQSVVDLNNSLNQIRVKEKQEIERILAELSAMVSEHGDSIVHNVLMMKEIDFMFTKARYAKSIKASKPTMNNEGIIKLFEARHPLLKEEEVVANDIVLGEEFTSIVITGPNTGGKTVTLKTIGLFTLMAQSGLQVPAQDGSVMSVFDAVYADIGDEQSIEQSLSTFSSHMVNIVDILKRVDYRSLVLFDELGAGTDPQEGAALAISILDEVLNRGARVVATTHYPELKAYGYNREGVINASVEFDIQTLSPTYKLLIGVPGRSNAFEISKRLGLKSDVIERAKSLIAEDHNEVDSMIASLEDSKKKAEIEYKEAQTIRKEAEQLHKELQKQIIEFNEKRDRLYEEAERKAAEKVEESKQEAEQIIRELRKLQKNQHALIKDHELIDAKKRLETAIPQFEKSTKKANAVKKNAAKTLQAGDEVKVISLNQKGHLVEKVNDSEWQVQIGILKMKVKEKDLEYISRPKPVEEKPLATIKGKDYHVSLELDLRGERYENALLRVEKYLDDAMLAGYPKVNIIHGKGTGALRQGVREYLKNHRSVKSMRFGDVSEGGNGVTVVELK from the coding sequence GTGCAACAACGTGTATTAGACGTGTTAGAGTTCGGTAAAATTAAAGAACAATTAAAGCTTCATGCTTCATCATCTTTAGCAAAAGAAAAAGTAGATGAATTATTTCCATCTAAAACACTAGAAGAGGTCAATCAGTGGCAAGCTGAAACGGATGAAGCAAGGACAGTGCTACGTTTAAAAGGGCATGCGCCGTTAGGGGGATTAAAAGATGTAAGAGCCCATGTGAAACGGGCTAAAATTGGCGGCGTCTTAAGCCCGAATGAATTAATTGAAACAGCGAGCACTTTGTATGCATCGCGACAAATGAAACATTTCATTGAGGAAATGGTCGAAGAGGAAGAGGTCCACCTTCCATACCTAGCTGAATATGTTGGACAAATAACGATTTTAACAGATGAAGAGAAAACAATTAAACGGTGTATAGATGATAATGGAGAAGTATTAGATTCTGCGAGTGAAGCCCTTCGATCCATTCGTGCAAGCAAACGATCGACTGAAGCGAAAGTACGTGAAAAACTAGAATCGATTATACGTTCTAGTTCAGCTCAAAAGATGCTTTCAGATGCAGTTGTTACAATTCGGAATGATCGGTATGTGATTCCCGTAAAGCAGGAGTATCGCGGAGCGTATGGAGGGATTGTTCACGATCAGTCTTCTTCTGGAGCAACATTATTTATTGAGCCTCAATCAGTTGTTGATTTAAATAATTCGTTAAATCAGATACGAGTAAAGGAAAAGCAAGAGATTGAGCGCATACTAGCTGAACTTTCGGCAATGGTCAGTGAGCATGGAGATTCCATTGTGCACAATGTTCTCATGATGAAAGAAATTGACTTCATGTTTACGAAAGCGAGATATGCGAAATCAATTAAAGCATCTAAGCCTACTATGAATAATGAAGGAATTATCAAGCTCTTCGAAGCGAGGCACCCACTCTTAAAAGAAGAGGAAGTTGTCGCCAACGATATTGTGTTAGGGGAAGAGTTTACATCAATCGTTATTACCGGTCCAAACACAGGGGGAAAGACTGTTACGTTAAAAACAATTGGATTGTTTACATTAATGGCGCAATCAGGACTTCAAGTACCCGCACAAGATGGATCGGTAATGTCTGTCTTCGATGCGGTATATGCGGATATTGGCGATGAACAATCGATTGAGCAAAGCTTAAGTACATTCTCGTCTCATATGGTGAACATTGTTGATATTTTGAAACGTGTTGACTATCGTTCCCTCGTATTATTTGATGAACTTGGAGCGGGGACGGATCCTCAAGAGGGAGCAGCATTAGCGATTTCAATACTAGATGAAGTGTTGAATCGTGGCGCTCGTGTCGTCGCTACCACGCATTACCCTGAATTAAAAGCATACGGTTATAACCGAGAAGGTGTTATAAATGCAAGTGTTGAGTTCGACATTCAAACACTCTCTCCTACGTATAAGCTATTAATTGGAGTTCCTGGACGTAGTAATGCGTTTGAGATTTCGAAAAGACTCGGATTAAAGTCAGATGTAATAGAAAGAGCAAAATCATTAATTGCAGAGGATCATAATGAAGTAGATTCGATGATAGCTTCGTTGGAGGATAGTAAAAAGAAAGCAGAGATAGAGTACAAAGAGGCGCAAACTATTCGAAAAGAAGCAGAACAGTTGCATAAAGAATTACAAAAACAAATCATTGAATTTAACGAAAAGCGTGACCGCCTTTATGAAGAAGCTGAACGAAAAGCGGCCGAAAAAGTAGAAGAATCAAAACAAGAAGCGGAACAAATTATAAGAGAGCTTCGAAAGTTACAAAAAAATCAGCATGCCCTTATAAAGGATCATGAATTAATTGATGCGAAAAAAAGATTGGAAACAGCTATACCGCAATTTGAAAAGTCTACTAAAAAAGCGAACGCGGTTAAGAAAAATGCTGCTAAAACGCTTCAAGCTGGCGATGAAGTGAAAGTTATTAGCTTAAATCAAAAAGGACATCTAGTTGAAAAAGTAAATGACTCCGAGTGGCAAGTCCAAATTGGTATATTAAAAATGAAGGTGAAAGAAAAGGACTTGGAATATATTAGTCGTCCAAAACCAGTTGAAGAAAAGCCATTAGCAACGATTAAAGGGAAAGATTACCACGTGTCTTTAGAGTTAGACTTGCGCGGTGAGCGCTACGAGAATGCCCTATTGCGCGTTGAGAAGTATTTAGATGATGCTATGTTGGCAGGATATCCAAAGGTCAATATCATTCATGGTAAAGGGACGGGCGCTCTTCGTCAGGGTGT